From Nycticebus coucang isolate mNycCou1 chromosome 6, mNycCou1.pri, whole genome shotgun sequence, the proteins below share one genomic window:
- the LOC128588136 gene encoding LOW QUALITY PROTEIN: zinc transporter ZIP2-like (The sequence of the model RefSeq protein was modified relative to this genomic sequence to represent the inferred CDS: deleted 1 base in 1 codon) — protein MEPLLGVKIGCLFALLALTLGCGLVPICFKWFQKGVATGRHHCVLSFLGCTSAGVFLGAGLMHMTAEVLEEIESEFLKFMVQNRTKSEGNSSDDADSAHMEYPYGELIISLGFFFVFFLESLALQCCPGAARGSTVQEESGGAHDFGLHSHGPLPSPSRSPLRAFVLLLSLSFYSVFEGLAVGLQPTIAATVQLCLAVLAHKVLIVFGVGLRLVQTGTGSRWAVFSILSLALMSPVGLACGLAVARGDSEAGQGLVQAALEGVAAGTFLYVTFLEILPRELAGPEAPLAKWGCIAAGFAFMAFMALWA, from the exons ATGGAGCCACTACTAGGAGTAAAAATCGGCTGCCTGTTTGCCCTGCTGGCTCTCACTTTAGGCTGTGGACTTGTTCCCATCTGCTTCAAATGGTTCCAGAAGGGTGTAGCCACAG GTCGTCATCACTGCGTTCTCAGCTTCCTGGGCTGCACTTCTGCTGGTGTTTTC CTGGGAGCAGGACTCATGCACATGACTGCTGAAGTTTTGGAGGAAATTGAATCAGAGTTCTTGAAGTTCATGGTGCAG AACAGGACAAAAAGTGAGGGAAATTCTTCTGATGATGCTGATTCAGCTCAT ATGGAGTATCCCTATGGAGAGCTCATCATCTCCCTGGGCTTCTTCTTCGTCTTCTTTTTGGAGTCGCTGGCACTGCAGTGCTGTCCTGGGGCTGCTAGAGGATCAACAGTGCAGGAGGAGTCAGGTGGGGCTCATGACTTTGGACTCCACAGCCATGGACCTCTCCCCTCACCTTCACGGAGTCCCCTCCGAGCATTCGTGCTCTTGCTGTCACTCTCCTTTTACTCGGTGTTTGAGGGTCTCGCTGTGGGGCTGCAGCCAACAATAGCAGCCACCGTGCAGCTCTGTCTTGCTGTCCTGGCTCATAAGGTGCTCATAGTGTTTGGCGTAGGACTGCGGCTGGTACAGACAGGCACTGGATCACGATGGGCCGTGTTTTCCATACTGTCCTTAGCTCTCATGTCCCCTGTGGGCCTAGCCTGTGGGCTGGCTGTGGCTAGAGGGGACTCTGAAGCAGGGCAAGGCTTAGTCCAGGCTGCGTTAGAAGGTGTGGCAGCCGGCACCTTCCTGTACGTCACCTTCCTAGAAATTCTCCCCAGGGAGCTAGCTGGTCCTGAGGCCCCTCTAGCCAAATGGGGCTGTATAGCTGCTGGTTTTGCCTTTATGGCCTTTATGGCCTTATGGGCCTGA